TGAAAATTAAAATCCCCTGTTTGGTTTTTGGGAGCAGAAAAGTTATACACTGCGTTCCGAAATCCGAACCGCCGTGAGAAACTGCCAAATTTCCTTTGCCCAAATCATAGAGCTCGAAGCCCAGTCCAAAGTATTTATTTTCTTTGGTTTTAACCTGGCTTTTCAGCATTTCCTGATAAACATTCTCTGTTAAGCCACCGCCATTCAGAATATTCACAAGGAAATTCCCATAATCTTCTATCGTAGTATGCAGATCATCAGCAGCATTGGCTGTTTTATTTTTAACCGTTTCGTAAGGTTTTCCGTCTTTATCATAGCCAATTGCAAATCTGGATTCATCAGTATTTTTATCCCAGATAAAATCTGTATTATTCATTTTTAACGCATGGAAAACCAGTTCTGCGGCTAATTGTTCCAATGGCTTTTTAAATTTATTTTCAAGTGCTTTTCGCAAATATTCAAATCCTTCCCCGGAATACTGATATTTTGTACCGGGATCAAACTCAAATTGTAATTTATTATTTTCAGTCTGCCATCTCCAGTTCGGAAGACCCGTTTGGTGGCTCAGAATAAGCCTCGTTGTCAGTTTTCTGTTTCTTGGATCATTGATCAGGTCCGGATCTGTCCAGTACTTATACACAGGTTCATCAAGGCTCCATTTCCCGGAACTGACCAATTTCAGAGCAACCATCGCTGTGATTGGTTTTGTGAGTGAAGCCACATTGAAAATAGTATTGTAAGGGGCAGAAACTCCATTTTTGATTTCCCCGAAAACCTTCACCTGCTTTAATTTTCCTTCTTCAATAATTCCAAGACCAAGTGTTTTAATATGGTTTTCCTTCAGCCAGCTTTCGATAGCAGCATCATCATCCAAAACTGAATTTCCGTTTTGTGGTGACGAATAAGCCTGGTGGTTAAAGCTCAAAGACGTTGTCAGCTTCCATTCTCCGTTTTCAAGCTCCCAGACATTGGAAAACTTCGCAACCCCCGGTTCGCTTGAAGGGTTTTCATAAAACATATGGGTTCCGTTTTGAACGGCTCCGTAAAGATTTCCATTTTTGTAAAGAGGAAAGACTTCAGTGCTGTTCTTCATCAAAACTCTTTTTACCTGACGGGTTTCTGGGTTTTTGCAAAGTCCGTTTTTCAGATCGTTCAGGAATTTGGTTTTACTGGAAATTCCATCTTTATCATGATAGAATTTTAGGTTTTCACTTAATAAATTTTCGTATTGTTTGATGTTACAGGTATTAAAACCAACATCAAAAAGCAAGCTGTCTTTAGCTAAAATAGTTTTGTAAAGAGCATCCGGTTTGTCTGTTTGCGCTTCAGCTTTTTGAGATAAAAACAGGAAAATAATAAGCAGTAAAAAATGAATTCTAGTCATTGTAGTAATTTTTTGCAAAGATTAAAATGATAACCTTTCCATGGCAAAAAATCAACCCGACAAAAACCCGACAATCGCCTGACAGAATTATAATATGTTGAAATTCAATTTATAACGGAGCTTTTGCTTTCTGTCGATTTCGGCGGTATTACGGAGAATTAAAAAGATATTGGACAACACAATGAGAGCCAATAGTACAATAGTGAATGAACGCCCGAGCTTTAAAAAGATTCCCAACATAAAAAGAACAGGAGCCAGAACGGTCCAAAAAATCTGGAGTGTAATGATTTGCTTTGTTATCGGATTTTTCTGCTTTAATGTATAGGAAAGAATAAACGGCGCGAGAATATTAAGAGGAGGAAGAACAACAAACAAGATGGAAGACATATTAATAAGCTTGATTTTTGAATAATCTGTTGTAGAATTATCTTCAGAAATTATGGCTGGTTCCTCAACTTTTATTTCGTTTTCGGTCTTTGTCTGTTCGTCTAATAATTCGTTTTCCTGTATGCCTAAAGTTTTGGACAGCGTTTTAAGCGTATGTCCTTTAGGTTGAATCCCGGACTCAATCCTCTGAATTGTTCTTACGGAAATTCCTGATTTTTCAGAGAGTTCTTCCTGGGTTAAATTTTGCTGTTCCCTTATTTGTTTTAGCCTGGACATCCGGTTTTCAATAACTAATAATGTCCAAATTTACACATTGTGTGAATATAATGCATCAGTTTTGCCTGTATCAAATAAAAAAACAGGTTCAATAGCCCAATTATTACTGATCCTGACTGCCGGAATCTGCCCATAAAAAAGCCCCTGATTGTTCAGAGGCTGTATTGATATTAGCTAAAAAATGATATTTTAAATTCTTAACTTTGTAGTTATCAGTAGTATTCAATACCTGTAAAATAATAATCAAAAGAAATAGCAATGTCCATAACAAATGAACATGAACTGGCAGGAATGCAAAAAATAAGTGAAGCGGTTGCCTATACTTTAAAAGAGATGATGAATTATGCCCAGCCTGGTATGACTACAAAAGAGGTTGATGAATATGGAGCCAAGATACTTTCCGGTTACGGTGCGAAATCAGCACCCTATTTGACGTATGGTTTTCCCGGTTGGACCTGCATAAGCGTAGATAATGAATTTTGTCACGGCATTCCGACTGATAAAAGAATTTTAAAAGAAGGCGATCTTATTAATATTGATGTTTCTGCGGAGCTTAACGGATATTGGTCTGATAACGGAGGTTCTTTTGTCATCGGAGAAGATGTCAATTCCCACCAGAAGCTGGTAAATGCTTCCAAAGATATTTTACAGAAAGCAATTGATCACATAAAAGGAGGCGTACGAATAGCCGATATTGGATTTCTGATGGAAACGGAAGCCAAAAAGAGAGGCTTTAAAGTTATTAAAAACCTTGCCGGTCATGGGATCGGGAAAAGTCTTCACGAGCAGCCGGATGAACTGCTTAATTATAAAAACCGTTTCGATTTAAGGCGTTTTAAAAAGAATTCCGTGGTTGCCATCGAAACATTTATTTCAACATCTTCAAACCTTGCCGTAGAGCTCAATGATGGCTGGACGATGGTAGGAAATAAAGGCGGTTATATGGCACAGCACGAACATACTATTGTGGTAACCGATGGAAAGCCCATTATTTTAACTCAAATGAATGATATACTGAATTAAAGGCCTTCCTTATTATAAACAAAAAGACACTTCCCTTGATGCAAGTGTCTTTTTTTATTGTCATTTACAGTGTACAGAATACTTTTTATTTCCCTCCGCCGCTGTTTTTTTCTACATCTGTCTTCGTATTTCCTTTTACCTTCTGGTTTCCGAAACGTTTCACGAATGAAAGAGAGAATCCGTACCAGTCTGATCTCATAGCAGACCTGAAGGTTCCGTCCGGACTATAGGTAGTAGCATCAAAATTAGGCCTGCTGAAAATATTCATCAGCTGTAAGCTCACTTCCATTTCTGTTTTAGGGAATATCTTCGTTGCAGAAATATTGTGGAAAACATTCGTTCTGTTTGCATAAGAATTCCCGTTATTCTGGTTCGAAAGCTCTATCCAGGCACTCAGGTTGATATTTTTATTAAACAGATTCGTATAGGAAAGATTCGCCGAAGCTCCTATGTAGCTGATGTAATTTTTGCCCTTCAGGTCATTAACCTCATTGAAATCATGATTGTCAATATAATACCATCCGGCTCCAATATTCACATTAAGCTTATTTTTCAGGAAAGTCTGATTGGTATTGGCAAAAATATAATACTTCTGTACCTTTCCGTTCAGGTTGTCCGGAAGAGTAACTGTTCTGCCGTCCTCCTCGGCAAAAGTAGTCCAGTAATCCTTGTCTGTGTACATATACCTTGCGGAAAGGAAATACTTCTTCAATATCCCTAATTTCATATAAAGTCTGTGGCTGGGGTTAGGCTCCAGATTCATATTTCCACGGGAGAATGT
Above is a genomic segment from Chryseobacterium shigense containing:
- a CDS encoding serine hydrolase; translated protein: MTRIHFLLLIIFLFLSQKAEAQTDKPDALYKTILAKDSLLFDVGFNTCNIKQYENLLSENLKFYHDKDGISSKTKFLNDLKNGLCKNPETRQVKRVLMKNSTEVFPLYKNGNLYGAVQNGTHMFYENPSSEPGVAKFSNVWELENGEWKLTTSLSFNHQAYSSPQNGNSVLDDDAAIESWLKENHIKTLGLGIIEEGKLKQVKVFGEIKNGVSAPYNTIFNVASLTKPITAMVALKLVSSGKWSLDEPVYKYWTDPDLINDPRNRKLTTRLILSHQTGLPNWRWQTENNKLQFEFDPGTKYQYSGEGFEYLRKALENKFKKPLEQLAAELVFHALKMNNTDFIWDKNTDESRFAIGYDKDGKPYETVKNKTANAADDLHTTIEDYGNFLVNILNGGGLTENVYQEMLKSQVKTKENKYFGLGFELYDLGKGNLAVSHGGSDFGTQCITFLLPKTKQGILIFTNSDAGYKIYDKLLIHYLGENGKKLIDIETN
- a CDS encoding helix-turn-helix domain-containing protein; this translates as MSRLKQIREQQNLTQEELSEKSGISVRTIQRIESGIQPKGHTLKTLSKTLGIQENELLDEQTKTENEIKVEEPAIISEDNSTTDYSKIKLINMSSILFVVLPPLNILAPFILSYTLKQKNPITKQIITLQIFWTVLAPVLFMLGIFLKLGRSFTIVLLALIVLSNIFLILRNTAEIDRKQKLRYKLNFNIL
- the map gene encoding type I methionyl aminopeptidase, with product MSITNEHELAGMQKISEAVAYTLKEMMNYAQPGMTTKEVDEYGAKILSGYGAKSAPYLTYGFPGWTCISVDNEFCHGIPTDKRILKEGDLINIDVSAELNGYWSDNGGSFVIGEDVNSHQKLVNASKDILQKAIDHIKGGVRIADIGFLMETEAKKRGFKVIKNLAGHGIGKSLHEQPDELLNYKNRFDLRRFKKNSVVAIETFISTSSNLAVELNDGWTMVGNKGGYMAQHEHTIVVTDGKPIILTQMNDILN